The following proteins are encoded in a genomic region of Natrarchaeobius halalkaliphilus:
- a CDS encoding 30S ribosomal protein S4: protein MPLGTDTKQYETPNHPYQGERIASEHSLLDRYGLTNKEELWRAQSELRSYRREARDLLGQPQDDETVVRRSEEFLGRLKRAGILDEADDLGNVLSLEIEDVLERRLQTVVYRKGLANTPQQARQFITHGHVVVGAQRHRVPSYVVDVDEEDLVAFDENSPLADELHPERAEGQ, encoded by the coding sequence ATGCCTCTCGGAACCGATACCAAACAGTACGAGACGCCGAACCATCCCTACCAGGGCGAGCGAATCGCCAGCGAGCACTCGTTGCTCGATCGGTACGGCCTCACCAACAAAGAAGAACTCTGGCGGGCACAATCCGAGCTTCGCTCGTACCGACGCGAGGCTCGAGACCTGCTCGGCCAGCCACAGGACGACGAAACCGTCGTCCGGCGCTCCGAGGAGTTCCTCGGACGGCTCAAACGCGCCGGCATCCTCGACGAAGCTGACGACCTCGGAAACGTCCTCTCGCTCGAAATCGAAGACGTTCTCGAACGACGACTCCAGACGGTCGTCTACCGAAAGGGGCTCGCGAACACGCCACAGCAGGCACGGCAGTTCATCACCCACGGCCACGTCGTGGTCGGCGCACAGCGCCACCGGGTCCCGTCCTACGTCGTCGACGTCGACGAAGAGGATCTCGTCGCGTTCGACGAGAACAGTCCACTCGCGGACGAACTTCACCCGGAACGAGCGGAGGGTCAATAA
- a CDS encoding 30S ribosomal protein S13 — MSEEEPQEQQDDDDLRYFVRIGQTDLDGTKTIERSLSEMNGIGRRTARIIAEEADVDRTATFGRLDDDVIDEVVSLVESYADEVPNWLNNRQNDFYSGETTHEIGNDLQLSRQHDINRMKMIDSYKGSRHKRGQKVRGQRTKSTGRTEGTIGVNVEEIREEQAEEAAAEEDDE, encoded by the coding sequence ATGAGCGAGGAAGAACCTCAAGAACAACAGGACGACGACGACCTTCGGTACTTCGTTCGCATCGGGCAGACCGACCTCGATGGGACGAAGACCATCGAGCGCTCGCTCTCGGAGATGAACGGGATCGGCCGACGAACCGCCCGTATCATCGCCGAGGAAGCGGACGTGGACCGAACGGCGACGTTCGGTCGACTCGACGACGACGTCATCGACGAGGTCGTTTCACTCGTAGAGAGCTACGCCGACGAAGTCCCGAACTGGCTCAACAACCGCCAGAACGACTTCTACTCCGGCGAGACCACCCACGAAATCGGCAACGATCTCCAGTTGAGTCGGCAACACGACATCAACCGGATGAAAATGATCGATTCCTACAAGGGTTCCCGACACAAGCGCGGACAGAAGGTCCGCGGACAGCGAACCAAGTCCACCGGCCGAACGGAGGGCACCATCGGGGTCAACGTCGAAGAGATCCGCGAAGAACAGGCAGAGGAAGCCGCTGCCGAGGAGGATGACGAATAA
- a CDS encoding 50S ribosomal protein L18e has product MSSKTNPRLNDLIAELKSTSRKADADVWRDVADRLEKPRRTHAEVNLGRIERYAREEETVVVPGKVLGSGALQKNVTVAAVDFSSSAETKIDQVGDPVPLEQVLEENPDGANVRVIR; this is encoded by the coding sequence ATGAGTAGCAAGACTAATCCGAGGCTCAACGATCTTATCGCCGAGCTGAAGTCGACGTCCCGCAAAGCGGACGCCGACGTCTGGCGTGACGTTGCGGATCGACTCGAAAAGCCCCGGCGAACCCACGCGGAGGTTAACCTGGGTCGCATCGAGCGATACGCACGCGAAGAAGAGACAGTCGTCGTTCCCGGCAAAGTGCTGGGATCCGGCGCACTACAGAAGAACGTCACCGTCGCAGCCGTCGATTTCTCTTCGTCAGCCGAGACGAAGATCGACCAGGTTGGCGATCCAGTACCGCTCGAGCAGGTGCTCGAAGAGAACCCAGATGGCGCAAACGTTCGGGTGAT
- a CDS encoding 30S ribosomal protein S11: MSQDDDKWGIAHVHASFNNTVMTVTDLTGAETIAKSSGGTAVKQNRDEASPYAAMQMAESVAEEVKAAGITGLHVHVRGPGGNLQKSPGPGAQATIRALARSGIEIGRIEDVTPIPHDGSRAPKGKGGY, encoded by the coding sequence ATGAGCCAGGACGACGACAAATGGGGCATTGCCCACGTACACGCATCGTTCAACAACACCGTCATGACCGTCACCGATCTCACGGGCGCGGAGACGATCGCGAAGTCCTCCGGCGGGACTGCGGTCAAGCAAAACCGAGACGAAGCGTCGCCGTACGCGGCGATGCAGATGGCCGAGTCCGTCGCCGAGGAGGTCAAAGCGGCCGGTATTACGGGCCTTCACGTGCACGTTCGAGGCCCCGGCGGAAACCTTCAGAAGTCACCCGGACCCGGCGCACAGGCGACGATTCGTGCGCTCGCACGCTCGGGAATCGAGATCGGTCGTATCGAGGACGTAACTCCGATTCCACACGACGGATCGCGCGCTCCGAAAGGAAAGGGCGGCTACTAA
- a CDS encoding DNA-directed RNA polymerase subunit D: protein MTEAYDVEFVEPGDRKARFLVRGVTPAFANGIRRAMVADVPTMAIDTVRFVENSSVMFDEQLALRLGLVPLSTPPEGEFGDEDTVTLSIDVEGPGTAYSGDLVSSDALVQPADENVPIIELKDGQRLEAEADAVLNHGKDHAKHQGGVAVGYRHLQRVEVVGDLSEFEESESHIVRGVIEDDGELVVSDEFDHDLANRYPGKELELEDVPNAFVFHVETDGSTTVEELVTRSVDTIEARATELEEAVQL from the coding sequence ATGACAGAAGCGTACGACGTCGAGTTCGTCGAACCCGGTGACCGCAAGGCGCGATTCCTCGTTCGCGGCGTAACGCCAGCGTTCGCCAACGGCATCCGGCGGGCGATGGTCGCGGACGTCCCGACGATGGCGATCGATACCGTCCGGTTCGTCGAGAACTCGTCGGTCATGTTCGACGAGCAACTCGCCCTTCGACTGGGGCTCGTGCCGCTTTCGACCCCGCCCGAAGGCGAGTTCGGAGACGAAGACACCGTCACGCTCTCGATCGACGTCGAAGGGCCGGGAACCGCCTACTCGGGCGATCTCGTTTCGAGTGACGCACTCGTTCAGCCGGCCGACGAGAACGTTCCCATCATCGAACTCAAAGACGGCCAGCGTCTCGAAGCCGAAGCGGATGCCGTCCTCAATCACGGCAAGGACCACGCCAAACATCAGGGCGGTGTGGCCGTTGGCTATCGACACCTCCAGCGCGTCGAGGTCGTCGGTGATCTGTCCGAGTTCGAAGAGTCCGAGAGTCACATCGTTCGTGGCGTTATCGAGGACGACGGAGAACTCGTCGTGAGCGACGAGTTCGACCACGATCTCGCGAATCGCTATCCGGGCAAGGAACTCGAACTCGAGGACGTTCCGAACGCGTTCGTGTTCCACGTCGAAACGGATGGCTCCACGACCGTCGAGGAGCTGGTCACGCGATCCGTCGACACGATCGAAGCACGTGCGACCGAACTCGAAGAAGCAGTACAGCTATAA